From a single Paludibacter jiangxiensis genomic region:
- a CDS encoding heavy-metal-associated domain-containing protein: protein MKSIKFILVAIIVAFSAQLNAQKTVQTASLKVSGNCESCKVRIEKAAKTAGVTTANWSQLTKVLKITFDASKTNIDKVSKAIAAVGHDTEKYKADAKTYNALPGCCKYPRGK, encoded by the coding sequence ATGAAATCAATCAAATTTATCCTCGTAGCCATAATCGTGGCATTTTCAGCTCAACTCAACGCTCAGAAAACAGTGCAAACTGCCTCCCTGAAAGTATCCGGCAATTGCGAATCGTGCAAAGTCCGTATCGAAAAGGCAGCCAAAACAGCCGGTGTGACTACCGCCAACTGGAGTCAGTTGACTAAGGTGCTGAAAATTACTTTCGATGCCAGTAAAACCAATATCGATAAAGTAAGCAAGGCAATTGCAGCTGTCGGTCATGATACCGAAAAGTATAAAGCCGATGCGAAAACCTACAATGCGTTGCCTGGCTGCTGCAAATATCCGAGAGGTAAATAA